Proteins encoded by one window of Arachis ipaensis cultivar K30076 chromosome B04, Araip1.1, whole genome shotgun sequence:
- the LOC107639690 gene encoding uncharacterized protein LOC107639690 isoform X2, with the protein MYGDEMPTCLEVAFRPTSEMVFMGIELAIFFYIFGTDYDPNQEALMTLCSKNWVGDNILNLVASMLMKHAAVTVKGNKWFLPTTFAQIALQQRHISVGTMEYIKTNFMGKVEDLSKIYIPNNVKDHWFLVVVEKSRGLITYLDSLKCSKQRLERMKAIYDVISFLENLLLDDWFYQSDTTERSMVSKFKFQEPEVPQQDAQSYTASILGGQRIQQSKDGHRLGVWTSQSKERRHSKTCY; encoded by the exons ATGTATGGTGATGAGATGCCTACG TGCTTGGAGGTGGCATTTAGGCCAACATCGGAAATGGTTTTCATGGGGATTGAGTTGGCTATTTTTTTCTATATCTTTGGAACTGATTATGACCCCAA CCAGGAAGCATTGATGACCCTTTGTTCGAAAAATTGGGTTGGAGATAAC ATTTTGAATTTGGTGGCATCAATGCTTATGAAACATGCAGCAGTTACAGTGAAAGGCAACAAATGGTTCCTCCCAACCACTTTTGCT CAAATAGCACTCCAACAACGACATATTTCTGTTGGGACAATGGAATACATCAAAACAAACTTTATGGGCAAGGTTGAAGACCTCTCTAAG ATATACATACCTAATAATGTTAAAGATCATTGGTTCCTAGTAGTTGTGGAAAAAAGTAGAGGGTTGATTACATATCTAGACTCTCTAAAGTGCTCAAAACAAAGGCTCGAGAGGATGAAGGCAATATATGATGTG atttctttcttAGAGAATCTACTATTGGACGATTGGTTTTACCAATCAGATACTACTGAAAGGTCAATGGtttcaaagttcaaatttcaaGAACCAGAGGTGCCCCAACAAGATGCTCAATC GTATACGGCTTCAATATTAGGTGGTCAACGAATACAGCAGAGTAAGGATGGCCATAGACTTGGTGTATGGACCTCACAATCCAAGGAGAGAAGACATTCAAAGACTTGCTATTAA
- the LOC107639690 gene encoding uncharacterized protein LOC107639690 isoform X7 yields the protein MYGDEMPTCLEVAFRPTSEMVFMGIELAIFFYIFGTDYDPKEILVPNEHCCGSQEALMTLCSKNWVGDNILNLVASMLMKHAAVTVKGNKWFLPTTFAQIALQQRHISVGTMEYIKTNFMGKVEDLSKISFLENLLLDDWFYQSDTTERSMVSKFKFQEPEVPQQDAQSYTASILGGQRIQQSKDGHRLGVWTSQSKERRHSKTCY from the exons ATGTATGGTGATGAGATGCCTACG TGCTTGGAGGTGGCATTTAGGCCAACATCGGAAATGGTTTTCATGGGGATTGAGTTGGCTATTTTTTTCTATATCTTTGGAACTGATTATGACCCCAA AGAGATTCTTGTGCCTAACGAACATTGTTGTGGAAGCCAGGAAGCATTGATGACCCTTTGTTCGAAAAATTGGGTTGGAGATAAC ATTTTGAATTTGGTGGCATCAATGCTTATGAAACATGCAGCAGTTACAGTGAAAGGCAACAAATGGTTCCTCCCAACCACTTTTGCT CAAATAGCACTCCAACAACGACATATTTCTGTTGGGACAATGGAATACATCAAAACAAACTTTATGGGCAAGGTTGAAGACCTCTCTAAG atttctttcttAGAGAATCTACTATTGGACGATTGGTTTTACCAATCAGATACTACTGAAAGGTCAATGGtttcaaagttcaaatttcaaGAACCAGAGGTGCCCCAACAAGATGCTCAATC GTATACGGCTTCAATATTAGGTGGTCAACGAATACAGCAGAGTAAGGATGGCCATAGACTTGGTGTATGGACCTCACAATCCAAGGAGAGAAGACATTCAAAGACTTGCTATTAA
- the LOC107639690 gene encoding uncharacterized protein LOC107639690 isoform X1, with translation MYGDEMPTCLEVAFRPTSEMVFMGIELAIFFYIFGTDYDPKEILVPNEHCCGSQEALMTLCSKNWVGDNILNLVASMLMKHAAVTVKGNKWFLPTTFAQIALQQRHISVGTMEYIKTNFMGKVEDLSKIYIPNNVKDHWFLVVVEKSRGLITYLDSLKCSKQRLERMKAIYDVISFLENLLLDDWFYQSDTTERSMVSKFKFQEPEVPQQDAQSYTASILGGQRIQQSKDGHRLGVWTSQSKERRHSKTCY, from the exons ATGTATGGTGATGAGATGCCTACG TGCTTGGAGGTGGCATTTAGGCCAACATCGGAAATGGTTTTCATGGGGATTGAGTTGGCTATTTTTTTCTATATCTTTGGAACTGATTATGACCCCAA AGAGATTCTTGTGCCTAACGAACATTGTTGTGGAAGCCAGGAAGCATTGATGACCCTTTGTTCGAAAAATTGGGTTGGAGATAAC ATTTTGAATTTGGTGGCATCAATGCTTATGAAACATGCAGCAGTTACAGTGAAAGGCAACAAATGGTTCCTCCCAACCACTTTTGCT CAAATAGCACTCCAACAACGACATATTTCTGTTGGGACAATGGAATACATCAAAACAAACTTTATGGGCAAGGTTGAAGACCTCTCTAAG ATATACATACCTAATAATGTTAAAGATCATTGGTTCCTAGTAGTTGTGGAAAAAAGTAGAGGGTTGATTACATATCTAGACTCTCTAAAGTGCTCAAAACAAAGGCTCGAGAGGATGAAGGCAATATATGATGTG atttctttcttAGAGAATCTACTATTGGACGATTGGTTTTACCAATCAGATACTACTGAAAGGTCAATGGtttcaaagttcaaatttcaaGAACCAGAGGTGCCCCAACAAGATGCTCAATC GTATACGGCTTCAATATTAGGTGGTCAACGAATACAGCAGAGTAAGGATGGCCATAGACTTGGTGTATGGACCTCACAATCCAAGGAGAGAAGACATTCAAAGACTTGCTATTAA
- the LOC107639690 gene encoding uncharacterized protein LOC107639690 isoform X8 yields the protein MYGDEMPTEALMTLCSKNWVGDNILNLVASMLMKHAAVTVKGNKWFLPTTFAQIALQQRHISVGTMEYIKTNFMGKVEDLSKIYIPNNVKDHWFLVVVEKSRGLITYLDSLKCSKQRLERMKAIYDVISFLENLLLDDWFYQSDTTERSMVSKFKFQEPEVPQQDAQSYTASILGGQRIQQSKDGHRLGVWTSQSKERRHSKTCY from the exons ATGTATGGTGATGAGATGCCTACG GAAGCATTGATGACCCTTTGTTCGAAAAATTGGGTTGGAGATAAC ATTTTGAATTTGGTGGCATCAATGCTTATGAAACATGCAGCAGTTACAGTGAAAGGCAACAAATGGTTCCTCCCAACCACTTTTGCT CAAATAGCACTCCAACAACGACATATTTCTGTTGGGACAATGGAATACATCAAAACAAACTTTATGGGCAAGGTTGAAGACCTCTCTAAG ATATACATACCTAATAATGTTAAAGATCATTGGTTCCTAGTAGTTGTGGAAAAAAGTAGAGGGTTGATTACATATCTAGACTCTCTAAAGTGCTCAAAACAAAGGCTCGAGAGGATGAAGGCAATATATGATGTG atttctttcttAGAGAATCTACTATTGGACGATTGGTTTTACCAATCAGATACTACTGAAAGGTCAATGGtttcaaagttcaaatttcaaGAACCAGAGGTGCCCCAACAAGATGCTCAATC GTATACGGCTTCAATATTAGGTGGTCAACGAATACAGCAGAGTAAGGATGGCCATAGACTTGGTGTATGGACCTCACAATCCAAGGAGAGAAGACATTCAAAGACTTGCTATTAA
- the LOC107639690 gene encoding uncharacterized protein LOC107639690 isoform X5, with the protein MYGDEMPTCLEVAFRPTSEMVFMGIELAIFFYIFGTDYDPKEILVPNEHCCGSQEALMTLCSKNWVGDNILNLVASMLMKHAAVTVKGNKWFLPTTFAQIALQQRHISVGTMEYIKTNFMGKVEDLSKIYIPNNVKDHWFLVVVEKSRGLITYLDSLKCSKQRLERMKAIYDVISFLENLLLDDWFYQSDTTERSMVSKFKFQEPEVPQQDAQSWSTNTAE; encoded by the exons ATGTATGGTGATGAGATGCCTACG TGCTTGGAGGTGGCATTTAGGCCAACATCGGAAATGGTTTTCATGGGGATTGAGTTGGCTATTTTTTTCTATATCTTTGGAACTGATTATGACCCCAA AGAGATTCTTGTGCCTAACGAACATTGTTGTGGAAGCCAGGAAGCATTGATGACCCTTTGTTCGAAAAATTGGGTTGGAGATAAC ATTTTGAATTTGGTGGCATCAATGCTTATGAAACATGCAGCAGTTACAGTGAAAGGCAACAAATGGTTCCTCCCAACCACTTTTGCT CAAATAGCACTCCAACAACGACATATTTCTGTTGGGACAATGGAATACATCAAAACAAACTTTATGGGCAAGGTTGAAGACCTCTCTAAG ATATACATACCTAATAATGTTAAAGATCATTGGTTCCTAGTAGTTGTGGAAAAAAGTAGAGGGTTGATTACATATCTAGACTCTCTAAAGTGCTCAAAACAAAGGCTCGAGAGGATGAAGGCAATATATGATGTG atttctttcttAGAGAATCTACTATTGGACGATTGGTTTTACCAATCAGATACTACTGAAAGGTCAATGGtttcaaagttcaaatttcaaGAACCAGAGGTGCCCCAACAAGATGCTCAATC GTGGTCAACGAATACAGCAGAGTAA
- the LOC107639690 gene encoding uncharacterized protein LOC107639690 isoform X4, translating to MYGDEMPTCLEVAFRPTSEMVFMGIELAIFFYIFGTDYDPKEILVPNEHCCGSQEALMTLCSKNWVGDNILNLVASMLMKHAAVTVKGNKWFLPTTFAQIALQQRHISVGTMEYIKTNFMGKVEDLSKIYIPNNVKDHWFLVVVEKSRGLITYLDSLKCSKQRLERMKAIYDVISFLENLLLDDWFYQSDTTERSMVSKFKFQEPEVPQQDAQSNDCGVWVA from the exons ATGTATGGTGATGAGATGCCTACG TGCTTGGAGGTGGCATTTAGGCCAACATCGGAAATGGTTTTCATGGGGATTGAGTTGGCTATTTTTTTCTATATCTTTGGAACTGATTATGACCCCAA AGAGATTCTTGTGCCTAACGAACATTGTTGTGGAAGCCAGGAAGCATTGATGACCCTTTGTTCGAAAAATTGGGTTGGAGATAAC ATTTTGAATTTGGTGGCATCAATGCTTATGAAACATGCAGCAGTTACAGTGAAAGGCAACAAATGGTTCCTCCCAACCACTTTTGCT CAAATAGCACTCCAACAACGACATATTTCTGTTGGGACAATGGAATACATCAAAACAAACTTTATGGGCAAGGTTGAAGACCTCTCTAAG ATATACATACCTAATAATGTTAAAGATCATTGGTTCCTAGTAGTTGTGGAAAAAAGTAGAGGGTTGATTACATATCTAGACTCTCTAAAGTGCTCAAAACAAAGGCTCGAGAGGATGAAGGCAATATATGATGTG atttctttcttAGAGAATCTACTATTGGACGATTGGTTTTACCAATCAGATACTACTGAAAGGTCAATGGtttcaaagttcaaatttcaaGAACCAGAGGTGCCCCAACAAGATGCTCAATC CAATGACTGTGGTGTGTGGGTTGCATAA
- the LOC107639690 gene encoding uncharacterized protein LOC107639690 isoform X3: MYGDEMPTCLEVAFRPTSEMVFMGIELAIFFYIFGTDYDPKEILVPNEHCCGSQEALMTLCSKNWVGDNILNLVASMLMKHAAVTVKGNKWFLPTTFAQIALQQRHISVGTMEYIKTNFMGKVEDLSKIYIPNNVKDHWFLVVVEKSRGLITYLDSLKCSKQRLERMKAIYDVISFLENLLLDDWFYQSDTTERSMVSKFKFQEPEVPQQDAQSHSVIYGGVVPYRWSTNTAE, translated from the exons ATGTATGGTGATGAGATGCCTACG TGCTTGGAGGTGGCATTTAGGCCAACATCGGAAATGGTTTTCATGGGGATTGAGTTGGCTATTTTTTTCTATATCTTTGGAACTGATTATGACCCCAA AGAGATTCTTGTGCCTAACGAACATTGTTGTGGAAGCCAGGAAGCATTGATGACCCTTTGTTCGAAAAATTGGGTTGGAGATAAC ATTTTGAATTTGGTGGCATCAATGCTTATGAAACATGCAGCAGTTACAGTGAAAGGCAACAAATGGTTCCTCCCAACCACTTTTGCT CAAATAGCACTCCAACAACGACATATTTCTGTTGGGACAATGGAATACATCAAAACAAACTTTATGGGCAAGGTTGAAGACCTCTCTAAG ATATACATACCTAATAATGTTAAAGATCATTGGTTCCTAGTAGTTGTGGAAAAAAGTAGAGGGTTGATTACATATCTAGACTCTCTAAAGTGCTCAAAACAAAGGCTCGAGAGGATGAAGGCAATATATGATGTG atttctttcttAGAGAATCTACTATTGGACGATTGGTTTTACCAATCAGATACTACTGAAAGGTCAATGGtttcaaagttcaaatttcaaGAACCAGAGGTGCCCCAACAAGATGCTCAATC ACACTCTGTCATCTATGGTGGCGTGGTGCCATACCG GTGGTCAACGAATACAGCAGAGTAA
- the LOC107639690 gene encoding uncharacterized protein LOC107639690 isoform X6 has translation MVMRCLREILVPNEHCCGSQEALMTLCSKNWVGDNILNLVASMLMKHAAVTVKGNKWFLPTTFAQIALQQRHISVGTMEYIKTNFMGKVEDLSKIYIPNNVKDHWFLVVVEKSRGLITYLDSLKCSKQRLERMKAIYDVISFLENLLLDDWFYQSDTTERSMVSKFKFQEPEVPQQDAQSYTASILGGQRIQQSKDGHRLGVWTSQSKERRHSKTCY, from the exons ATGGTGATGAGATGCCTACG AGAGATTCTTGTGCCTAACGAACATTGTTGTGGAAGCCAGGAAGCATTGATGACCCTTTGTTCGAAAAATTGGGTTGGAGATAAC ATTTTGAATTTGGTGGCATCAATGCTTATGAAACATGCAGCAGTTACAGTGAAAGGCAACAAATGGTTCCTCCCAACCACTTTTGCT CAAATAGCACTCCAACAACGACATATTTCTGTTGGGACAATGGAATACATCAAAACAAACTTTATGGGCAAGGTTGAAGACCTCTCTAAG ATATACATACCTAATAATGTTAAAGATCATTGGTTCCTAGTAGTTGTGGAAAAAAGTAGAGGGTTGATTACATATCTAGACTCTCTAAAGTGCTCAAAACAAAGGCTCGAGAGGATGAAGGCAATATATGATGTG atttctttcttAGAGAATCTACTATTGGACGATTGGTTTTACCAATCAGATACTACTGAAAGGTCAATGGtttcaaagttcaaatttcaaGAACCAGAGGTGCCCCAACAAGATGCTCAATC GTATACGGCTTCAATATTAGGTGGTCAACGAATACAGCAGAGTAAGGATGGCCATAGACTTGGTGTATGGACCTCACAATCCAAGGAGAGAAGACATTCAAAGACTTGCTATTAA
- the LOC107639690 gene encoding uncharacterized protein LOC107639690 isoform X9, with product MVMRCLRQEALMTLCSKNWVGDNILNLVASMLMKHAAVTVKGNKWFLPTTFAQIALQQRHISVGTMEYIKTNFMGKVEDLSKIYIPNNVKDHWFLVVVEKSRGLITYLDSLKCSKQRLERMKAIYDVISFLENLLLDDWFYQSDTTERSMVSKFKFQEPEVPQQDAQSYTASILGGQRIQQSKDGHRLGVWTSQSKERRHSKTCY from the exons ATGGTGATGAGATGCCTACG CCAGGAAGCATTGATGACCCTTTGTTCGAAAAATTGGGTTGGAGATAAC ATTTTGAATTTGGTGGCATCAATGCTTATGAAACATGCAGCAGTTACAGTGAAAGGCAACAAATGGTTCCTCCCAACCACTTTTGCT CAAATAGCACTCCAACAACGACATATTTCTGTTGGGACAATGGAATACATCAAAACAAACTTTATGGGCAAGGTTGAAGACCTCTCTAAG ATATACATACCTAATAATGTTAAAGATCATTGGTTCCTAGTAGTTGTGGAAAAAAGTAGAGGGTTGATTACATATCTAGACTCTCTAAAGTGCTCAAAACAAAGGCTCGAGAGGATGAAGGCAATATATGATGTG atttctttcttAGAGAATCTACTATTGGACGATTGGTTTTACCAATCAGATACTACTGAAAGGTCAATGGtttcaaagttcaaatttcaaGAACCAGAGGTGCCCCAACAAGATGCTCAATC GTATACGGCTTCAATATTAGGTGGTCAACGAATACAGCAGAGTAAGGATGGCCATAGACTTGGTGTATGGACCTCACAATCCAAGGAGAGAAGACATTCAAAGACTTGCTATTAA
- the LOC107639690 gene encoding uncharacterized protein LOC107639690 isoform X10: protein MTLCSKNWVGDNILNLVASMLMKHAAVTVKGNKWFLPTTFAQIALQQRHISVGTMEYIKTNFMGKVEDLSKIYIPNNVKDHWFLVVVEKSRGLITYLDSLKCSKQRLERMKAIYDVISFLENLLLDDWFYQSDTTERSMVSKFKFQEPEVPQQDAQSYTASILGGQRIQQSKDGHRLGVWTSQSKERRHSKTCY from the exons ATGACCCTTTGTTCGAAAAATTGGGTTGGAGATAAC ATTTTGAATTTGGTGGCATCAATGCTTATGAAACATGCAGCAGTTACAGTGAAAGGCAACAAATGGTTCCTCCCAACCACTTTTGCT CAAATAGCACTCCAACAACGACATATTTCTGTTGGGACAATGGAATACATCAAAACAAACTTTATGGGCAAGGTTGAAGACCTCTCTAAG ATATACATACCTAATAATGTTAAAGATCATTGGTTCCTAGTAGTTGTGGAAAAAAGTAGAGGGTTGATTACATATCTAGACTCTCTAAAGTGCTCAAAACAAAGGCTCGAGAGGATGAAGGCAATATATGATGTG atttctttcttAGAGAATCTACTATTGGACGATTGGTTTTACCAATCAGATACTACTGAAAGGTCAATGGtttcaaagttcaaatttcaaGAACCAGAGGTGCCCCAACAAGATGCTCAATC GTATACGGCTTCAATATTAGGTGGTCAACGAATACAGCAGAGTAAGGATGGCCATAGACTTGGTGTATGGACCTCACAATCCAAGGAGAGAAGACATTCAAAGACTTGCTATTAA